The Polyangium spumosum genome includes a window with the following:
- a CDS encoding PAS domain S-box protein, whose amino-acid sequence MTREAGPDEPGDARFRQLLEAAPDAMVIVDEAGRIEFVNAQTEALFGYERAELLGQPVELLIPERFRPKHASYRAGFVTSPKLRPMGSGLALSGRHKDGAEVAIEVSLSPLRTPEGVLVSAAIRDIRERRQIEAAAKLAADRLLSAVESVQDPFALFDADDRLVLCNSAFRRTLSEVPGPAIGETYEALTDALLAQGAYDLGQESPATFRARRLAYRRDPKGTFEVRTKDNRNLRMTDRRTGEGGTVTTIWDVTDDALREEELRQARSAAEAASAAKTEFLSSMSHELRTPLNAILGFSQLLQRDRKAPLNTRQKGMVDQVLKAGEHLLRLIDDVLDLSRIETGNVPLSMEPVGVAGVLAEAKAALDPMADRAGVELAIGPLPDDLPMVSADRTRFAQILMNFGSNAIKYGRQGGRAVFETKVAASGRVRITVVDTGIGIPEDKHGKIFQPFQRAGQETGPIEGTGIGLSITKRLAEMMGGSVGFRSVAGEGSAFWVELPALEPKQLPVDPTNLQVQASSPLREGEGPRYMVLYVEDNPSNIAFMEALIADLERVELFTAPTAEIGVELARGRLPKVVIMDINLPGMSGFDALRQLREWPETRSIPVIALSAAAMDRDKRRAEQAGFFRYLTKPVRVDELTDVLETLLMADSP is encoded by the coding sequence ATGACACGTGAAGCTGGCCCGGACGAACCGGGCGACGCGCGGTTCCGGCAGCTCCTCGAGGCCGCGCCCGACGCGATGGTCATCGTCGACGAAGCCGGGCGGATCGAGTTCGTCAATGCCCAGACCGAGGCGCTCTTCGGCTACGAGCGCGCGGAGCTCCTCGGACAACCCGTCGAGCTCCTCATCCCCGAGCGATTTCGACCCAAACACGCGAGCTACCGCGCGGGGTTCGTCACGTCGCCGAAGCTCCGGCCGATGGGGTCCGGGCTCGCGCTCTCCGGCCGCCACAAGGACGGCGCCGAGGTGGCGATCGAGGTGAGCCTGAGCCCGCTGCGCACGCCCGAGGGCGTCCTCGTCTCGGCCGCGATCCGCGACATCCGCGAGCGCAGGCAGATCGAGGCCGCGGCGAAGCTCGCCGCCGATCGCCTCCTCAGCGCCGTCGAGAGCGTGCAGGACCCGTTCGCCTTGTTCGACGCCGACGATCGGCTCGTGCTCTGCAACAGCGCGTTTCGCAGGACGCTCTCCGAGGTCCCCGGCCCGGCGATCGGCGAGACGTACGAGGCGCTGACGGACGCGCTCCTCGCGCAGGGCGCGTATGACCTCGGGCAGGAGTCGCCTGCCACGTTCCGCGCGCGGCGCCTCGCGTATCGGCGGGATCCGAAGGGCACGTTCGAGGTCCGCACGAAAGACAATCGCAACTTGCGGATGACCGATCGACGGACGGGCGAAGGGGGCACGGTCACGACGATCTGGGACGTGACCGACGATGCGCTGCGCGAGGAGGAGCTCCGGCAGGCGCGCTCCGCGGCGGAGGCGGCGAGCGCGGCGAAGACCGAGTTCCTCTCCTCGATGAGCCACGAGCTGCGCACGCCGCTCAACGCCATCCTCGGCTTCAGCCAGCTCCTGCAGCGCGACCGCAAGGCGCCGCTGAACACGCGCCAGAAGGGCATGGTCGACCAGGTGCTCAAGGCGGGCGAGCACCTCCTGCGCCTCATCGACGACGTGCTCGATCTGTCGCGGATCGAGACGGGCAACGTGCCGCTCTCGATGGAGCCGGTGGGCGTGGCGGGCGTGCTCGCGGAGGCGAAGGCGGCGCTCGATCCGATGGCCGATCGTGCCGGCGTCGAGCTCGCGATCGGGCCTCTGCCCGACGACCTGCCGATGGTCTCCGCGGACCGGACCCGCTTCGCGCAGATCCTGATGAACTTCGGGTCGAACGCTATCAAGTACGGCCGCCAGGGCGGGCGCGCCGTGTTCGAGACGAAGGTCGCGGCGAGCGGGCGTGTGCGGATCACCGTCGTCGACACCGGGATCGGGATCCCCGAGGACAAACACGGGAAGATCTTCCAGCCCTTCCAGCGCGCCGGCCAGGAGACGGGGCCGATCGAAGGGACGGGCATCGGCCTCAGCATCACCAAGCGCCTCGCCGAGATGATGGGCGGCAGCGTCGGCTTCCGCAGCGTCGCGGGTGAGGGCTCCGCGTTCTGGGTCGAGCTGCCGGCGCTCGAGCCGAAGCAGCTACCCGTCGACCCCACGAACCTCCAGGTCCAGGCGAGCTCGCCGCTGCGGGAGGGCGAGGGCCCGCGCTACATGGTATTGTACGTGGAGGACAACCCCTCGAACATCGCGTTCATGGAGGCGCTCATCGCGGACCTCGAGCGGGTCGAGCTCTTCACCGCGCCGACGGCCGAGATCGGCGTCGAGCTCGCGCGGGGGCGCCTGCCGAAGGTCGTCATCATGGATATCAACCTGCCCGGGATGAGCGGGTTCGATGCCTTGCGGCAGCTCCGGGAATGGCCGGAGACCCGCTCGATCCCGGTGATCGCCCTCAGCGCGGCGGCGATGGACCGCGACAAACGGCGGGCCGAACAAGCCGGGTTTTTCCGCTATCTGACGAAGCCGGTCCGCGTGGACGAGCTGACGGACGTGCTCGAGACGCTCTTGATGGCGGATTCGCCCTAA
- a CDS encoding dihydrofolate reductase family protein, with translation MTRTQYYVAASIDGYIADAEGRLGWLFQFNGAPGVDEHYKAFLAGVGALAMGASTYEFLLGEGLKTWPYEGLPTWVFTHRALPTFAGADIRFTAEDVAAVCEQMARAAGEKNIWLMGGGNLVAQFAQRGLLDEILLGVAPVVLGGGTPLLPTSIPGPLELQAVTRFGGGFVELRYEVPARARSGERG, from the coding sequence ATGACACGGACCCAATACTACGTGGCGGCGAGCATCGACGGGTACATCGCGGACGCCGAGGGGCGCCTCGGGTGGCTCTTTCAGTTCAACGGCGCTCCGGGCGTGGACGAGCACTACAAGGCATTCCTCGCCGGGGTGGGCGCGCTCGCGATGGGCGCCTCGACCTACGAGTTTCTCCTCGGCGAAGGCCTGAAGACCTGGCCTTACGAAGGGCTGCCGACCTGGGTGTTCACCCATCGCGCGTTGCCGACCTTCGCGGGCGCGGACATCCGGTTCACGGCCGAGGATGTGGCGGCCGTCTGCGAGCAAATGGCGCGCGCGGCCGGGGAGAAAAACATCTGGCTCATGGGCGGCGGCAACCTCGTCGCCCAGTTCGCGCAGCGGGGCCTCCTGGACGAGATCCTGCTCGGCGTCGCCCCGGTGGTGCTCGGCGGCGGGACGCCGCTCCTGCCCACCTCGATCCCGGGCCCGCTCGAGCTCCAGGCGGTCACCCGCTTCGGAGGCGGATTCGTCGAGCTGCGGTACGAGGTCCCAGCGCGCGCCCGGAGCGGAGAACGAGGTTAG
- a CDS encoding helix-turn-helix transcriptional regulator, with the protein MRSSRLLALLLVLQRRRHATATELAEELAVSVRTLYRDIAALIAAGVPLWTESGPGGGVRLAPGWRTQLDGLTAEEASALFLSGAPQAVADLGLAAVAVTARAKVDATLPAELRGRASRIRERFFLDAPGWFTRRDKLDALPVVAEAVWEGRRLDLRHGDHAARRRVDPLGLVLKAGTWYLVARHRRQIKTYRMSRIHRAELRPESFVRPAHFDLAAFWSESSAAFDRSLLTYRCRVRLSPRAERQLPHVVPHDAVRRMLEDAAPPDAEGFRTVELLLESEDVATDQLTGLGDGVEVLAPEALRRRLYAVGMRMAMRNGC; encoded by the coding sequence GTGCGATCCAGTCGGCTCCTCGCGCTCCTCCTCGTCCTGCAGCGACGTCGGCACGCCACGGCGACCGAGCTCGCCGAGGAGCTCGCCGTCTCGGTCCGCACGCTCTACCGGGACATCGCGGCGCTGATCGCGGCCGGGGTCCCGCTGTGGACCGAGTCGGGGCCGGGCGGCGGCGTTCGCCTGGCCCCGGGCTGGCGCACGCAGCTCGATGGGCTGACCGCCGAGGAGGCGAGCGCCTTGTTCCTGTCCGGCGCGCCGCAAGCGGTCGCCGATCTCGGCCTCGCCGCGGTCGCGGTGACGGCCCGCGCCAAGGTCGACGCGACCCTGCCCGCCGAGCTACGTGGCCGCGCCAGCCGGATCCGGGAGCGATTTTTTCTCGACGCGCCCGGCTGGTTCACCCGCCGGGACAAACTCGACGCCTTGCCGGTCGTCGCCGAGGCCGTCTGGGAAGGTCGGCGGCTCGACCTGCGCCACGGCGATCACGCGGCCCGCCGCCGCGTGGACCCGCTCGGGCTCGTCCTCAAGGCGGGCACCTGGTATCTCGTCGCGCGGCATCGCCGGCAGATCAAGACCTACCGGATGAGCCGCATCCACCGGGCCGAGCTGCGGCCCGAGTCGTTCGTCCGTCCCGCACATTTCGACCTCGCGGCCTTCTGGTCCGAGTCGTCGGCCGCGTTCGACAGGTCCTTGCTCACCTACCGCTGCCGCGTCCGCCTCTCGCCCCGCGCGGAGCGGCAGCTCCCGCATGTGGTCCCGCACGACGCCGTCCGCCGGATGCTCGAGGACGCGGCGCCGCCGGACGCGGAGGGCTTTCGGACGGTCGAGCTCCTCCTGGAGAGCGAAGACGTGGCCACGGACCAGCTCACGGGGCTCGGCGACGGCGTCGAGGTCCTCGCGCCGGAGGCGTTACGTCGCAGGCTGTATGCGGTGGGGATGCGGATGGCCATGCGGAATGGGTGTTGA
- a CDS encoding MutS-related protein: MKPSSPAPDAAPAHEILSLLHPDPVPRPDLDELRQALSFAFASGVSGGLFNQALDRAPLAPSTWDPQSFAPDLFLEELVSRGFRVKSGERDVVVNRAFIYRVLAHPPSDPRVTDHRRGVLHELSTSPVFRRQFEDLYTTACRLRSALEGAAAAKKFDATRRQLDVLLLVKQAFERMSESFDGATSGLSRLREFGERVRETEGYRSMIDLLDYDDHLATLGVTIRVGADGRVRGFEVKNLKERKDNPFVLSPARRWLARIEMFFRGYRFSDGEVMARLLDAVFEGIEAHVLAFIPLLGEMEVYLGALGFRDLAEAAGLEVCLPDLRTAEEGADEQPRALRGLFNPLLVASGIRAVPCDLVTDRTGVTLLITGPNSGGKTRLLQSVALAQLLAQGGMFVPAREADLTRVPGLVVSLIQETRVDQSEGRLGMELVRIRALFEMLGPGAMVMLDELCSGTNPSEGEEIFELVITLLAKLRPQAFITTHFLTFAGRLAREKTIPGLRFVQVELDASQRPTYQFAPGVATTSLASHAAARLGVSRDELEGLIDRNKRAPVARARES, encoded by the coding sequence ATGAAGCCTTCCTCGCCCGCCCCCGACGCCGCGCCGGCCCACGAGATCCTGAGCTTGCTCCACCCCGATCCGGTCCCGCGGCCCGACCTCGACGAGCTGCGCCAGGCCCTCTCGTTCGCGTTCGCCAGCGGCGTCTCGGGTGGACTCTTCAACCAGGCGCTCGATCGGGCCCCGCTCGCGCCGTCCACGTGGGACCCGCAGAGCTTCGCGCCCGACCTGTTCCTGGAGGAGCTCGTCTCGCGGGGCTTCCGCGTCAAATCGGGCGAGCGCGACGTGGTCGTGAACCGCGCGTTCATCTATCGTGTCCTCGCGCATCCGCCGTCCGATCCCCGCGTCACGGACCATCGCCGCGGCGTCCTGCACGAGCTCTCCACCTCTCCCGTCTTTCGCCGCCAGTTCGAGGACCTCTACACGACCGCTTGTCGCTTGCGCTCGGCGCTCGAAGGCGCGGCGGCCGCGAAGAAGTTCGACGCGACGAGGCGTCAGCTCGACGTGCTCCTGCTCGTCAAGCAGGCATTCGAACGAATGAGCGAGTCCTTCGACGGCGCGACGTCCGGCCTGTCTCGCCTGCGCGAATTCGGCGAGAGGGTGCGCGAGACCGAGGGGTATCGATCGATGATCGACCTGCTCGATTACGACGACCACCTCGCCACGCTCGGCGTGACCATCCGCGTCGGCGCCGACGGGCGCGTGCGCGGGTTCGAGGTGAAGAACCTCAAGGAGCGAAAGGACAACCCGTTCGTGCTCTCGCCGGCGCGGCGGTGGCTCGCCAGGATCGAGATGTTCTTCCGCGGTTATCGCTTCAGCGACGGCGAGGTCATGGCGCGCCTGCTCGACGCGGTCTTCGAGGGGATCGAGGCGCACGTCCTCGCGTTCATCCCGCTGCTCGGCGAGATGGAGGTGTACCTCGGGGCCCTCGGCTTCCGGGACCTCGCCGAGGCCGCGGGCCTCGAGGTTTGTCTGCCCGATTTGCGAACGGCCGAGGAGGGCGCGGACGAGCAGCCGCGCGCGCTGCGTGGGCTCTTCAACCCGCTGCTCGTCGCCAGCGGCATCCGCGCCGTGCCGTGTGACCTCGTGACGGATCGGACGGGCGTGACCCTGCTCATTACGGGGCCGAACTCCGGCGGCAAGACGCGGCTCTTGCAATCGGTGGCGCTGGCGCAGCTCCTCGCGCAAGGCGGGATGTTCGTCCCCGCGCGCGAGGCGGACCTCACGCGGGTGCCGGGGCTCGTCGTGTCGCTGATCCAGGAGACGCGGGTCGATCAGAGCGAGGGGCGGCTCGGAATGGAGCTCGTCCGGATCCGGGCGCTCTTCGAGATGCTCGGCCCCGGCGCGATGGTGATGCTCGACGAGCTCTGCTCCGGGACGAACCCCTCCGAGGGCGAGGAGATCTTCGAGCTCGTGATCACGCTGCTCGCGAAGCTCCGCCCGCAGGCGTTCATCACCACGCATTTCTTGACGTTCGCGGGCAGGCTCGCGCGGGAGAAGACGATCCCGGGCCTGCGGTTCGTCCAGGTGGAGCTCGACGCGTCCCAGCGGCCGACCTATCAATTCGCCCCAGGCGTGGCGACGACGTCGCTCGCGTCCCACGCGGCGGCGCGGCTCGGCGTGAGCCGCGACGAGCTCGAGGGGCTCATCGATCGCAACAAACGCGCGCCTGTCGCGCGGGCCCGGGAGAGCTGA
- a CDS encoding AraC family transcriptional regulator, translated as MRPLAAYLRHIGKDATSLFTEAGIDPLGLLDPNASIPHPLLLDRWRRAEELCNDPNLGLRVLERIEVHAMARMQLETEWVVLQMFVVSATVGEGLARFAKYFPVSFYGSRIVVEHDGRITRVRHEVLGVREVPRGFSEFILGLVALQIHELAIRPVKPREIRFAHPAPASLADHERILPGPTRFLAGEDAIVLDAADLEVPMRAANEALLTGLERHAAQALSRLPALESLVDRVRALITAELPGGNPNADHIASALQMSVRTLARRLDELGTSHKALLDDVRAKLARSYLLEEKRSVNEVAGLLGFSEVSAFHRAFRRWFGQSPTDFCRDAGGPP; from the coding sequence TTGCGCCCCCTCGCGGCTTATCTGCGTCACATCGGCAAGGACGCCACGTCTTTGTTCACCGAGGCGGGCATCGATCCGCTCGGGCTGCTCGATCCGAACGCGTCGATCCCCCACCCGCTGCTGCTCGATCGCTGGCGCCGCGCGGAAGAACTCTGCAATGACCCGAACCTCGGGCTGCGCGTGCTCGAGCGTATCGAGGTTCATGCGATGGCGCGGATGCAGCTCGAGACGGAGTGGGTCGTCCTGCAGATGTTCGTCGTCAGCGCCACCGTGGGCGAGGGGCTCGCGCGGTTCGCGAAGTATTTTCCGGTGTCGTTTTATGGATCCCGGATCGTCGTGGAGCACGACGGGCGAATCACCCGCGTCCGCCACGAGGTCCTCGGCGTGCGCGAGGTCCCGCGCGGCTTCTCCGAGTTCATCCTCGGGCTCGTCGCGCTGCAGATCCACGAGCTCGCGATTCGACCCGTGAAGCCGCGCGAGATTCGTTTCGCCCACCCCGCGCCCGCGTCGCTCGCCGATCACGAGCGGATCCTGCCCGGGCCCACGCGGTTTTTGGCGGGCGAAGACGCGATCGTCCTCGACGCGGCGGACCTCGAGGTGCCCATGCGCGCGGCCAACGAGGCGCTCTTGACCGGGCTCGAGCGCCACGCGGCCCAGGCGCTCTCGCGCTTGCCGGCCCTCGAATCCCTGGTCGATCGGGTCCGCGCGCTCATCACCGCCGAGCTCCCCGGCGGAAACCCGAACGCTGACCACATCGCGAGCGCGCTCCAGATGTCCGTCCGGACCCTCGCGCGCAGGCTCGACGAGCTCGGCACCTCGCACAAGGCGCTGCTCGACGACGTACGCGCGAAGCTCGCGCGGAGCTATTTGCTGGAGGAAAAACGCTCGGTGAACGAGGTCGCGGGCCTGCTCGGTTTCTCCGAGGTCAGCGCGTTCCACCGCGCGTTCCGGCGCTGGTTCGGCCAATCCCCCACCGACTTCTGCCGTGACGCCGGCGGCCCCCCTTGA
- a CDS encoding phospholipase, with amino-acid sequence MNLRDSIRASSRWLLFLPLAGAVACNPAAALQEDKLVHADLFSPEAEIMSAGYGFEGIIGVEGGEAEVRAAGGAWNKVTCTNGAEPQRRVLTSSVEPNGNLDVTRADAMPIVFSWPYLPSTLAPTDFSVVLNDGSKVTPAFATIMPNYEYNERQVAVLFGEFGNRLRPDEAGSLHPVRVDVVADDEPLMLVGPKGPVSAVGLSKESTNPYVAGPGLVAAKLSRFSTEGEGGPEVVEGPFPNDGVALYGSAAKFRLRVYTSGGFSPDGVRGLRPDEFEHFFRLHAKAPDGSDVLLEETGVDHAVDQGVIRIVGLADLGRAASGEVVYDDCYVEDWDNYIDIVLDGDEAAMRSITGVEIPASGSYGAFFNPGGPGNSPTEGVRYTAPGLPQLQPVTLALDDPMTVSYEE; translated from the coding sequence ATGAACCTTCGAGATTCGATCCGCGCGTCTTCGCGTTGGCTCCTCTTCCTCCCGCTCGCGGGCGCCGTCGCCTGCAATCCCGCCGCCGCCCTCCAGGAGGACAAACTCGTCCACGCGGACCTGTTCTCGCCCGAGGCCGAGATCATGTCGGCCGGTTATGGCTTCGAGGGCATCATCGGGGTCGAGGGCGGCGAGGCCGAGGTCCGAGCCGCCGGAGGCGCCTGGAACAAGGTCACTTGCACGAACGGCGCCGAGCCGCAGCGCCGCGTCCTCACGTCGTCGGTCGAGCCCAACGGGAACCTCGACGTCACCCGCGCCGACGCGATGCCGATCGTCTTCAGTTGGCCCTACCTGCCTTCGACGCTCGCGCCGACGGATTTTTCGGTCGTCCTGAATGACGGATCGAAGGTCACGCCCGCGTTCGCGACCATCATGCCGAACTACGAATACAACGAGCGACAGGTGGCCGTCCTGTTCGGGGAATTCGGCAATCGCCTGCGCCCGGACGAGGCCGGGTCGCTGCACCCGGTCCGCGTCGACGTCGTGGCCGACGACGAGCCCCTCATGCTCGTGGGGCCAAAGGGCCCGGTGAGCGCGGTGGGGCTCAGCAAGGAGAGCACGAACCCCTACGTCGCCGGGCCAGGGCTCGTCGCGGCGAAGCTCTCCCGGTTCTCGACGGAGGGCGAGGGAGGACCCGAGGTCGTCGAGGGGCCCTTTCCGAACGACGGCGTGGCCCTTTATGGATCGGCAGCCAAGTTCCGGTTGCGCGTGTATACCTCGGGAGGCTTCTCGCCCGACGGCGTCCGTGGGCTCCGCCCGGACGAGTTCGAGCATTTCTTTCGCCTCCACGCGAAGGCGCCGGACGGGAGCGACGTGCTGCTCGAAGAGACGGGCGTCGATCACGCGGTGGACCAGGGCGTGATCCGGATCGTGGGCCTCGCCGACCTCGGCCGCGCGGCCTCGGGCGAGGTCGTCTACGACGATTGCTACGTGGAAGACTGGGACAACTACATCGATATCGTGCTCGACGGAGACGAGGCGGCCATGCGATCGATCACCGGCGTGGAGATCCCGGCGTCGGGATCGTACGGCGCGTTCTTCAACCCCGGCGGCCCCGGCAATTCCCCCACCGAAGGCGTGCGCTACACCGCGCCGGGCCTGCCCCAGCTCCAGCCCGTGACCCTCGCGCTCGACGATCCGATGACCGTTTCGTACGAAGAATGA
- a CDS encoding SDR family oxidoreductase, with the protein MKDKVIVITGASAGIGAAVARKAAAEGARVVLAARRQKELAEVAAASGPEALAVVTDVTARPQVESLARQALDRFGRVDVWINNAGRGITRAPSEITDDDIDLMMRDNVKSALYGMQSILPHFKERNAGQIINVSSVLGRIPFFAARSAYSASKHALNALTAGLRAELRHTFPGIVVTTVSPGLVATEFGLNALHGGLDSRSMPGAQSVDEVADVVLDVIRDPRIDVYTRPVYAENVRRYFEDMDAFERASFIGPKPPER; encoded by the coding sequence ATGAAGGACAAAGTCATCGTCATCACGGGCGCGAGCGCGGGGATCGGCGCGGCGGTCGCGCGCAAAGCGGCGGCCGAGGGCGCGCGTGTCGTGCTCGCCGCCCGCAGGCAAAAGGAGCTCGCGGAGGTCGCCGCGGCGTCCGGGCCGGAGGCGCTCGCCGTCGTCACCGACGTGACCGCGCGGCCCCAGGTGGAGTCACTCGCGCGGCAGGCGCTCGACCGGTTCGGCAGGGTCGACGTGTGGATCAACAACGCGGGCCGCGGCATCACGCGCGCCCCCTCCGAGATCACGGACGACGATATCGATCTGATGATGCGCGACAACGTGAAGAGCGCGCTCTACGGCATGCAGTCCATCCTGCCTCATTTCAAGGAGCGCAACGCCGGGCAGATCATCAACGTCTCCTCGGTGCTGGGCAGGATCCCGTTCTTCGCCGCGCGCTCGGCCTATTCGGCCTCGAAGCACGCGCTCAACGCCCTCACCGCCGGCCTGCGCGCCGAGCTCCGGCACACGTTTCCAGGCATCGTCGTCACCACGGTCTCCCCGGGGCTCGTCGCCACGGAGTTCGGGCTCAATGCATTACACGGCGGCCTCGATTCGCGATCGATGCCGGGCGCGCAGAGCGTCGACGAGGTGGCCGACGTCGTGCTCGACGTGATCCGCGATCCGCGCATCGACGTGTACACGCGCCCCGTCTACGCCGAGAACGTTCGCCGTTATTTCGAGGACATGGACGCCTTCGAGCGCGCCTCGTTCATCGGGCCGAAGCCGCCCGAGCGGTGA